A single window of Pseudobdellovibrionaceae bacterium DNA harbors:
- a CDS encoding tetratricopeptide repeat protein, whose amino-acid sequence MARNPSDNSTHWLVMLPAGKIIGPYTSDAVLKLIREGAANEDCRIKKMGTGTWHPLSKEAQFFDAILEAMNNPAKGAGNPNHQAENFFSETIIQKAPQSAEATRISGSMVANQQDEMTVPGVSSDEQGAPDIINAPQVRASTKAADKKTDGNVLELSNLGQVAREEIRKNSKGPIALVVGAVVLALAAFFIDTGPGPQELQLILPNLNRPPVAQFDERMVDAAFNKARTYFWADTVEGYLLSQAQLVTLIEAVPQYMPARGLLCQVYRELWPYVKQANAELEIVKKLYKSTRALDPTGPAGAYCEVTQLLIQGRTNEAVGVVGYFLEVWDRDNIEYLREMESKGRLAHRFSEDPIMMSFRAELLATVREDGGTRIDLSTAAAYTQNIQQRVPYWVKMYYLQARFLMQAGRPQDAAQAFEKTLKLNPNHKPSLIEFGIMNYTQFRQADKALNYITGALNARGIVTRNLESRANFTLAKIYAERRDLAEALKYAEKAYDLNPADSMTKNLVVELGGNVKLSDSAARNNTLVLEGDQHEREGDCLMAQGLYKSAFEADPQNAPAAMKAGKCLKQLNRPREAINWLLKAIKADPKFTTPYLLLADYYSEAYDFRRAEAILNQAAQRFPNHYEILRGYGLLSFRQLRNKAAIGYLTRALKGYEGDIETLILLAKTYLQDQDYQQALNFATRALELDRSNVEAHIVYGRTLAPFKGLDAAITYLRDQRQQFSRNVEYPLAIAELYRDTGRCANAEQEFKTVIEWKPQTKAAYVGLAECYYLAGSIREAVKAFYEAAYYDPSDAEPFVRIGMVYISANRYGDALPLLKRALTVNEMKPLVRYYLGKAYFGMGDYKAALDWAMQEAAQNPRLAEPYVLAAEVHSATGAYKECADQYQKAVGLRTANRAELYVNMAQCQRQSQNLDGAQGSLDIAITLESGRPEIYREQGALFELRGDLRAAAAAYNKYLTLSPNAPDRAGVESQLNRLGGAGD is encoded by the coding sequence ATGGCTCGAAACCCGTCGGACAATTCGACGCACTGGCTCGTGATGTTGCCGGCCGGCAAGATCATTGGTCCCTACACATCCGATGCGGTGTTGAAGCTCATTCGCGAAGGCGCGGCGAATGAGGACTGTCGTATTAAAAAGATGGGCACGGGAACCTGGCATCCCCTCAGTAAAGAGGCGCAGTTTTTCGACGCGATCTTAGAGGCGATGAACAATCCCGCGAAGGGCGCCGGGAATCCAAATCATCAAGCCGAAAACTTTTTCTCGGAAACGATCATTCAGAAAGCGCCGCAGTCCGCGGAAGCGACCCGCATCAGCGGCTCGATGGTTGCGAATCAACAGGACGAGATGACGGTGCCCGGGGTTTCCAGCGATGAACAGGGTGCGCCGGATATTATCAACGCGCCTCAGGTGCGTGCGTCCACGAAAGCCGCGGATAAAAAAACCGACGGTAACGTCCTTGAGCTGTCGAATCTGGGACAAGTCGCGCGCGAGGAAATTCGTAAGAACTCGAAAGGTCCCATCGCGCTCGTGGTGGGGGCGGTCGTTCTGGCGTTGGCGGCGTTCTTCATCGACACCGGTCCCGGTCCGCAAGAGCTGCAATTGATTTTGCCGAATCTCAATCGACCCCCGGTCGCGCAGTTCGACGAACGCATGGTGGATGCGGCCTTCAACAAAGCACGCACTTATTTCTGGGCCGACACGGTCGAGGGCTACTTGTTGTCGCAGGCGCAGCTGGTGACCTTGATCGAAGCGGTGCCGCAGTACATGCCCGCGCGCGGACTGCTTTGCCAGGTTTACCGCGAGCTCTGGCCCTACGTGAAACAGGCGAACGCCGAACTCGAAATCGTGAAGAAGCTTTATAAGTCGACCCGCGCCCTTGATCCCACGGGCCCCGCCGGCGCTTACTGTGAGGTCACGCAGCTCTTGATTCAGGGACGGACCAACGAAGCGGTCGGCGTCGTCGGATACTTCTTGGAAGTTTGGGACCGCGACAACATCGAGTATCTGCGCGAAATGGAAAGCAAGGGGCGCTTGGCGCACCGGTTCTCGGAAGATCCGATCATGATGTCGTTCCGTGCCGAGCTGTTGGCCACCGTTCGAGAGGACGGGGGGACGCGCATCGATCTGTCGACCGCGGCGGCCTACACGCAGAACATCCAACAGCGCGTACCCTACTGGGTGAAGATGTACTACCTGCAAGCCCGCTTTCTGATGCAGGCGGGACGGCCGCAAGATGCCGCGCAAGCTTTCGAGAAAACGTTGAAGCTGAATCCCAATCACAAGCCGTCACTGATTGAGTTCGGGATCATGAATTACACGCAGTTCCGGCAGGCTGATAAGGCCTTGAACTATATTACGGGCGCGCTCAACGCGCGCGGGATCGTCACGCGCAACCTCGAATCCCGCGCGAACTTCACGCTCGCGAAGATCTACGCGGAACGCCGCGATCTTGCCGAGGCGTTGAAGTACGCCGAAAAAGCCTACGATTTGAATCCCGCCGACAGCATGACGAAGAACCTCGTCGTGGAGTTGGGCGGGAACGTGAAATTGTCGGACTCGGCAGCGCGCAACAATACGCTCGTTCTCGAAGGCGATCAGCACGAACGTGAAGGCGACTGTCTGATGGCGCAGGGTCTTTACAAATCGGCTTTCGAAGCGGACCCGCAAAATGCGCCGGCGGCGATGAAAGCGGGCAAGTGTTTGAAGCAGTTGAATCGTCCGCGCGAAGCGATCAATTGGCTGCTGAAAGCGATCAAAGCCGATCCCAAATTCACGACTCCCTATTTGCTGCTCGCGGACTACTATTCAGAGGCTTACGATTTCCGCCGCGCGGAAGCGATTCTTAATCAAGCCGCGCAACGTTTTCCGAACCACTACGAAATTTTGCGCGGTTACGGATTGCTGTCGTTCCGTCAGCTTCGTAACAAAGCGGCGATCGGGTATTTGACCCGCGCGCTGAAGGGCTACGAAGGCGACATTGAAACCTTGATCCTTTTGGCAAAGACGTATTTGCAGGATCAGGACTACCAGCAAGCTTTGAATTTTGCGACGCGCGCTTTGGAGCTTGATCGCTCGAATGTCGAGGCCCACATCGTGTACGGACGGACGCTGGCGCCGTTCAAAGGCCTTGATGCCGCGATCACGTATTTGCGCGATCAGCGTCAGCAGTTTTCGCGCAACGTGGAATATCCGCTCGCCATCGCGGAGCTTTACCGCGATACGGGCCGCTGCGCGAATGCCGAGCAGGAATTCAAAACCGTGATCGAGTGGAAGCCGCAAACGAAAGCCGCCTACGTCGGGCTTGCGGAATGTTACTATTTGGCGGGAAGCATTCGTGAGGCGGTGAAGGCCTTCTACGAAGCGGCTTACTACGACCCCTCCGATGCGGAACCCTTCGTGCGCATCGGTATGGTCTACATTTCGGCCAATCGTTACGGTGACGCGCTTCCACTTTTGAAGCGGGCGCTGACGGTGAACGAGATGAAGCCGCTCGTTCGTTATTATCTGGGAAAAGCCTATTTCGGAATGGGCGACTACAAAGCCGCGCTGGACTGGGCGATGCAGGAAGCCGCGCAGAACCCCAGACTCGCCGAGCCCTACGTGCTGGCGGCAGAGGTGCACTCCGCGACGGGCGCCTACAAAGAATGCGCGGATCAGTATCAAAAAGCGGTGGGTTTAAGGACCGCGAATCGTGCGGAACTCTACGTCAATATGGCGCAGTGCCAACGTCAGTCCCAGAACCTCGACGGGGCCCAGGGTTCGCTGGATATCGCGATCACGCTGGAATCCGGTCGGCCCGAAATCTATCGTGAGCAGGGCGCGCTGTTCGAGCTTCGCGGGGATCTCCGCGCGGCGGCCGCCGCGTACAATAAATATCTGACCTTATCGCCGAACGCGCCGGATCGCGCGGGAGTCGAATCACAGCTCAACCGCTTGGGCGGTGCGGGCGATTAG
- a CDS encoding SRPBCC family protein, producing METEMLIRRPVADVFNAVVDPAVTTRFWFTKSSGPLAAGKTVRWTWEMYGVGADVIVHEIVPQRRIVMEWGDPGEMTHVEWTFTSVASDQTVLNVKETGHRGTDDEVVAKVLDSLGGFSLVLAGAKVFLEHGIEARLIHDRFTRPQN from the coding sequence ATGGAAACCGAAATGCTCATCCGCCGTCCCGTGGCGGATGTTTTCAACGCCGTGGTCGACCCCGCCGTCACAACACGCTTTTGGTTCACGAAAAGCAGCGGGCCTCTCGCGGCGGGAAAGACCGTGCGATGGACTTGGGAGATGTACGGAGTCGGTGCGGACGTCATCGTCCATGAAATCGTCCCACAGCGCCGCATCGTCATGGAGTGGGGCGACCCGGGCGAAATGACCCACGTGGAGTGGACCTTCACCAGCGTCGCTTCAGACCAGACCGTCTTGAACGTCAAAGAAACCGGGCATCGCGGAACCGACGATGAAGTGGTCGCGAAGGTTCTCGATTCCCTGGGCGGATTTTCGCTCGTGCTTGCCGGAGCGAAAGTCTTTCTCGAACATGGAATTGAAGCACGTTTGATTCACGACCGCTTCACGCGGCCACAAAATTAG
- a CDS encoding response regulator translates to MTRLFRSLNLLFLVAVAALIAINISSRNKVTELYGLTRQRAEARQRILLSERLIANLHKADAEHRAYLLSGNPDHLENFEQSVAGIDTAILELLGLTRDFPSQLGRLEYIRSVHERKSTSLRHFAENYRTSSARLKMEQTLPNEPEWGMISTTIAELASNELKRLNESDAKAREIVDVDKILLSFVTLMTAILAITVFIVVEKTRRRKDSSLKAETQARQKLSQQEARFLEIIQMQNAIATADLEKDDVRALVLEHAVRLTQADGAVVERIEGPKFVYEATHGEKAPNVGITVDREGSLSGICVERREALISHDTEEDGRVDREACRRAGIRSMVVLPIFSQGEPYGVLKVYSHQPRGFGESHRNDLNLVSGILSSTLTQMQQFTSLRETEKQLLRAKEQAESSTRAKSQFLANMSHEIRTPMNGILGIAEHLLQSQLAPVQADAIMTIQSSGESLLAIINDILDFSKIEAGMLVLAHEDFNLLTVFRNLQKIFSHAADGKAVDLVFEIDPALHADVKGDPGRLSQVLLNLVGNAIKFTPKGQVTVAARSSACEDGRLVIDFEIRDTGIGIAQDAFDKLFQAFQQADASTSRTYGGTGLGLSICKHLITQMNGQIGVRSQLGIGSTFWFNVRMDYGHPVAAKAEVLRYEEPVASVLAIVGRILLVEDNAVNQKVAIHAMANTGLTITAVDSGADALRLLETDEFDLILMDCQMPEMDGYETTRRIRKLNTLRVSRIPIIALTANALVGDRDRCLAAGMDDYVSKPFKTDRLLALIEEWLRKGPAFPNPDEIFKAYLQIMPDFIATVLNAYAKSDWKALGAAAHSVKSSSLNIGAIKLGRMAEFLENASGRSPQDIQQFHVMDFAEEYATVSDFLHGYLKDGVPLRDIYPLRGIPLLA, encoded by the coding sequence ATGACACGACTATTTCGCTCCCTCAATCTGCTTTTTCTTGTCGCCGTCGCGGCTTTGATCGCGATCAATATCAGCTCACGAAACAAGGTCACGGAACTCTATGGGCTGACACGTCAACGTGCCGAAGCCCGTCAGCGTATTTTGCTTTCAGAACGCTTGATCGCGAATCTTCACAAAGCCGACGCGGAACATCGCGCTTATCTTCTTTCTGGAAATCCGGATCATCTCGAAAATTTTGAACAAAGCGTGGCCGGCATCGACACGGCGATCTTAGAGCTCTTGGGCCTGACGCGAGACTTTCCGAGTCAACTGGGGCGGCTGGAATACATTCGCTCCGTTCACGAGCGAAAGTCGACAAGCCTACGCCACTTCGCTGAAAATTATAGAACGAGTTCCGCACGTCTAAAAATGGAACAAACCCTACCCAACGAGCCGGAGTGGGGAATGATTTCGACGACCATCGCCGAACTCGCCAGCAACGAACTCAAGCGCCTGAACGAGTCGGACGCGAAGGCCCGTGAAATCGTCGATGTCGACAAGATTCTGCTGAGTTTCGTTACGCTCATGACCGCAATTCTTGCGATCACCGTATTTATTGTCGTCGAAAAGACTCGACGTCGCAAAGACTCAAGCCTCAAAGCGGAAACTCAGGCGCGCCAGAAACTTTCCCAACAAGAGGCTCGCTTTCTTGAAATCATCCAGATGCAAAATGCGATCGCCACCGCCGACCTTGAAAAGGACGACGTGCGCGCGTTGGTCCTCGAGCACGCGGTTCGCCTAACCCAAGCGGACGGGGCCGTGGTCGAGAGAATCGAAGGCCCGAAATTCGTCTACGAAGCGACCCACGGCGAAAAGGCACCCAACGTCGGAATTACCGTCGATCGCGAGGGCAGTCTTTCCGGAATCTGCGTCGAACGCCGTGAAGCGCTTATTTCACACGACACGGAAGAAGATGGACGCGTCGACCGCGAGGCCTGCCGTCGCGCGGGAATTCGCTCCATGGTTGTCCTTCCCATTTTTTCGCAAGGTGAGCCTTACGGCGTATTGAAGGTCTATTCTCACCAACCGCGTGGGTTCGGCGAGTCCCACCGCAACGACCTCAATTTGGTCAGCGGAATCTTGTCTTCGACCCTGACGCAAATGCAGCAGTTCACCAGTCTGCGCGAAACCGAGAAGCAACTCTTGCGCGCGAAGGAACAGGCCGAATCCTCGACCCGCGCCAAATCCCAGTTTCTCGCAAACATGAGCCACGAAATTCGAACCCCCATGAACGGCATCTTGGGAATCGCCGAGCACTTGTTGCAATCGCAACTCGCGCCCGTTCAGGCGGACGCGATCATGACCATTCAGAGTTCCGGCGAATCCCTCTTGGCGATCATCAACGATATTCTCGACTTCTCGAAAATCGAGGCCGGAATGCTCGTCCTCGCCCACGAGGACTTCAACCTGCTGACGGTGTTCCGTAACTTGCAGAAAATTTTCTCGCATGCCGCCGATGGAAAAGCGGTGGATCTCGTTTTCGAAATCGATCCCGCCCTTCACGCCGACGTCAAAGGCGATCCCGGTCGCCTTTCCCAAGTTCTGCTCAATCTGGTGGGTAACGCGATCAAATTCACCCCTAAGGGACAGGTCACCGTCGCGGCTCGCAGCTCCGCTTGCGAAGACGGCCGCCTGGTGATCGATTTCGAAATTCGCGACACCGGCATCGGGATCGCGCAAGATGCCTTCGACAAACTTTTCCAAGCCTTTCAACAAGCCGACGCCTCGACATCACGCACCTACGGCGGCACCGGCCTAGGGCTTTCGATCTGCAAACATTTGATCACGCAAATGAACGGGCAAATCGGCGTGCGCAGCCAGCTCGGCATCGGTTCCACGTTTTGGTTCAACGTCCGTATGGATTACGGACATCCCGTCGCCGCCAAGGCGGAAGTGCTGCGATACGAAGAACCCGTCGCTTCGGTGCTCGCCATCGTCGGTCGAATCTTGCTGGTCGAAGACAATGCCGTAAACCAGAAGGTCGCGATCCACGCGATGGCCAACACGGGACTTACCATCACCGCGGTGGATTCAGGCGCCGATGCACTCCGTCTTTTAGAGACGGACGAGTTCGATCTGATCTTAATGGATTGTCAGATGCCCGAGATGGATGGCTACGAAACCACCCGTCGCATTCGCAAGCTTAACACCTTACGCGTGTCGCGTATTCCCATCATCGCGCTGACCGCGAATGCGCTCGTTGGGGATCGTGATCGCTGCCTGGCCGCGGGAATGGACGACTATGTTTCGAAGCCTTTCAAGACGGACCGCCTACTCGCATTGATCGAAGAATGGTTACGTAAAGGGCCGGCTTTCCCGAATCCTGATGAAATTTTCAAAGCCTACTTGCAGATCATGCCGGATTTCATCGCGACCGTGCTGAACGCCTACGCGAAATCGGATTGGAAAGCTCTTGGTGCGGCGGCACATTCGGTCAAGTCCTCAAGCCTGAATATCGGCGCGATCAAGCTTGGGCGGATGGCCGAATTTCTTGAGAACGCTTCCGGCCGCTCTCCCCAAGACATCCAACAGTTTCACGTCATGGATTTCGCCGAGGAGTATGCGACGGTCAGCGATTTCCTACATGGATATCTGAAAGACGGCGTGCCCCTGCGTGACATCTACCCGCTTCGTGGAATCCCGTTGTTAGCTTAA
- the serS gene encoding serine--tRNA ligase: MIDIKLLDRKAENGPSFADQYRECLKNRGASTDVLDKLLALNRERKEFITKAETSKAHQNKVSAEVPKLKKEGKDVSSLLEEMGRLSKETKELEAQAAAVDAHVTEIALTLPNMLHASVPVGSSAEQNVVVSVWGEPAKMGFQAKDHAVLGEKLGILDFERAGKVTGSRFTFLKGRGAQMERALIQFFMDLHSNRHGYTEMIPPYMANSASFVGTGQFPKFQEDVFHLGGTDYFLIPTAEVPVTNYYREEILEESELPLSFCAYSPCFRSEAGAAGRDTRGLIRQHQFHKVELMTFAHPAKSYDVHEQLTGHAEECLKQLELPFKRLALCSGDIGFGAAKTYDLEVWMAGAQTYREISSCTNFEDFQSRRANIRFRPEGGGKPQFVHTLNGSGLAVGRTLVAILENYQNEDGSVRVPKVLQPYMGGLTQISG, from the coding sequence ATGATTGATATTAAGCTCCTCGATCGTAAAGCCGAGAACGGCCCCTCTTTTGCCGACCAGTACCGCGAATGCCTGAAGAATCGCGGTGCTTCGACGGACGTGCTCGACAAGCTGCTCGCGCTCAATCGCGAGCGCAAAGAGTTCATCACCAAAGCGGAAACTTCGAAAGCGCACCAGAACAAGGTCAGCGCCGAAGTGCCGAAGCTCAAAAAAGAAGGCAAAGACGTTTCGTCGCTGCTCGAAGAGATGGGCCGTCTTTCGAAAGAAACCAAAGAACTCGAGGCGCAGGCTGCGGCGGTGGACGCGCACGTCACCGAGATCGCGCTCACGCTGCCGAATATGCTGCATGCATCGGTGCCGGTCGGTTCGTCGGCCGAGCAGAATGTCGTCGTCAGTGTCTGGGGTGAGCCCGCGAAGATGGGTTTTCAGGCGAAGGACCACGCCGTCCTTGGCGAGAAGCTGGGGATTTTGGATTTCGAGCGCGCGGGTAAAGTGACGGGATCGCGCTTCACATTCCTGAAGGGGCGCGGGGCGCAGATGGAGCGCGCGCTGATTCAGTTCTTCATGGATTTGCATTCGAATCGCCACGGTTACACCGAGATGATTCCGCCCTATATGGCGAACTCGGCGAGTTTCGTCGGAACCGGTCAATTCCCGAAGTTCCAAGAAGACGTCTTCCACTTGGGGGGGACGGATTACTTCTTGATCCCGACGGCGGAAGTCCCGGTGACGAACTACTACCGCGAAGAAATTTTGGAAGAAAGCGAACTGCCGTTGTCGTTCTGTGCCTACTCGCCGTGTTTCCGTAGCGAAGCGGGGGCGGCGGGTCGCGACACGCGCGGGTTGATCCGTCAGCACCAGTTCCACAAAGTGGAGCTGATGACCTTTGCGCATCCCGCGAAGTCTTACGACGTCCACGAACAGTTGACCGGTCATGCGGAAGAGTGCCTGAAGCAGCTGGAGCTTCCGTTCAAACGTTTGGCGCTTTGTTCGGGCGACATCGGCTTTGGCGCCGCGAAGACCTACGATCTGGAAGTCTGGATGGCCGGCGCACAGACCTACCGCGAGATCAGCTCGTGCACGAATTTCGAAGACTTCCAATCGCGTCGGGCGAACATCCGCTTCCGTCCCGAAGGTGGCGGTAAGCCGCAATTCGTGCATACGTTGAACGGCAGCGGTTTGGCCGTGGGACGTACGCTCGTGGCGATTCTCGAGAACTACCAAAACGAGGATGGCAGCGTGCGCGTACCGAAAGTGCTTCAGCCCTATATGGGTGGATTGACTCAGATTTCGGGGTAA
- a CDS encoding response regulator transcription factor: MRRILLIEDQLDFQLMVKATLQQQYEVIVASNAEEGLRLADHADVELILLDVGLPDEDGLSLFTKLKNLPHAAAVPVMFLTGRSSTEDIVAGFQLGADDYIVKPFDANQFKARIDARMRSMQNRKIPPIVMRKGSLELDCAMSKAYAVGEKSSRRDLDLTPHEFRLLVHFMQNEGQVLTREQLMSAVWGNNTHVLIRTVDRHISSLRKKLDPQVATVDAVHNSGYRFSVG; the protein is encoded by the coding sequence ATGCGTCGTATTCTTTTGATCGAAGACCAGTTGGATTTTCAGTTGATGGTGAAAGCGACTCTCCAGCAACAGTACGAAGTGATTGTCGCCTCGAATGCGGAAGAGGGATTGCGTTTGGCGGATCATGCCGACGTTGAACTCATCCTGCTGGACGTCGGGTTGCCCGACGAGGACGGGCTTTCATTATTCACGAAGCTTAAAAATCTTCCACATGCGGCGGCAGTTCCGGTGATGTTTTTGACCGGCCGCTCTTCGACCGAAGATATCGTCGCCGGTTTTCAATTGGGAGCGGACGATTATATCGTGAAGCCTTTCGACGCGAACCAGTTCAAAGCACGGATCGACGCGCGTATGCGCTCGATGCAGAATCGGAAAATCCCCCCGATCGTTATGCGTAAAGGTTCTTTAGAACTCGATTGCGCGATGTCGAAAGCCTACGCGGTCGGGGAAAAAAGCTCGCGCCGCGATCTAGATCTGACACCCCACGAGTTTCGTTTGCTCGTTCACTTCATGCAAAACGAAGGGCAAGTCCTGACAAGGGAACAACTGATGTCGGCCGTGTGGGGTAACAATACTCACGTTCTGATCCGTACCGTGGATCGCCATATCTCTTCGCTGAGAAAGAAGCTCGATCCGCAAGTTGCGACCGTGGATGCGGTTCACAACTCGGGCTATCGATTCTCCGTCGGTTAA
- a CDS encoding trypsin-like peptidase domain-containing protein encodes MPAITLLITILMSLTALASPAPDSPEGLGLFAIQFDGRTPPAALIRFEGQSLDTPAYVLACGHCNGMPVGAFRANEAIDKPVYLHDPSGRQRAVRAHRILFGTQTGVDLLLLELTQTYREIESQFGIRARWVSPSRPAVGTPITFYNLEGVQRCQVDLQLEKIFFNDAGTDFLSDPFVYFGCVSEPGHSGSILIDESSGQIVGLNVGGSYPEEYNGKISSWASEVASLSTCLTPEKRFDLSVKGCRLRDIPTEAVRAQTPKAYATVNGCSGGLFAAPGQTEDAPALVMTNGHCVRYREILGRGQSFPEAGEVFTNLNSSEVRANTVITLQVEGRNEPVQVRQLQFATMTGTDVAVFELTETYRELRERLQIAPFLLAEKNATEGEEVRVFASYYNREQRCRVLDSITRLREGPFWTGPAIKFSNECEFYTGFSGSFTLNAANELVGLANTHYSGDNVPCSVHNPCEVEGADTTRVADPGQSYGVPLAGLAACYRRQTESFDYECYLRSLY; translated from the coding sequence ATGCCTGCAATTACACTTTTGATCACCATCTTGATGAGCCTGACAGCCCTCGCGAGCCCCGCTCCGGACAGCCCGGAAGGACTCGGCCTTTTCGCCATTCAGTTCGATGGTCGCACGCCTCCTGCGGCGCTCATTCGCTTTGAAGGACAAAGCCTCGATACCCCCGCTTACGTCCTGGCCTGCGGTCACTGCAACGGCATGCCGGTCGGCGCGTTTCGCGCAAACGAAGCAATCGATAAGCCCGTGTACCTTCACGATCCGTCGGGACGACAGCGCGCCGTTCGCGCGCACCGAATTTTGTTCGGCACCCAAACCGGCGTCGACCTGCTTTTACTGGAGCTCACGCAAACCTATCGTGAAATCGAAAGTCAGTTCGGCATTCGCGCGCGTTGGGTCAGCCCGTCCCGCCCCGCCGTCGGTACCCCCATCACGTTTTACAACCTCGAAGGCGTGCAGCGCTGCCAAGTCGATCTTCAGCTCGAAAAGATTTTCTTCAATGACGCCGGAACCGATTTCCTCTCTGATCCGTTCGTTTACTTCGGCTGCGTCAGCGAACCGGGACACTCGGGATCGATCCTTATCGACGAGTCTTCTGGGCAAATCGTCGGGCTCAACGTCGGCGGAAGTTATCCGGAAGAGTACAACGGGAAAATTTCGAGCTGGGCCTCCGAGGTCGCGAGCCTCTCGACCTGCCTGACCCCGGAAAAAAGATTCGACCTCTCGGTGAAAGGCTGCCGCCTGCGCGACATTCCCACCGAGGCCGTACGCGCGCAGACACCGAAAGCCTACGCGACGGTGAACGGCTGTTCCGGAGGCCTCTTCGCGGCGCCGGGGCAAACCGAAGACGCCCCTGCCCTCGTGATGACAAATGGACATTGCGTGCGCTACCGCGAGATCCTCGGACGCGGGCAATCGTTTCCCGAAGCGGGCGAGGTCTTCACGAATTTGAATTCCTCCGAAGTTCGCGCCAACACCGTCATCACGCTGCAGGTTGAAGGACGCAACGAACCCGTCCAAGTTCGCCAGCTGCAGTTCGCGACGATGACCGGAACGGACGTCGCCGTTTTCGAATTGACCGAAACCTACCGCGAGCTGAGGGAGCGTCTACAGATCGCGCCGTTCCTGCTGGCCGAAAAGAACGCGACCGAGGGCGAAGAAGTCCGCGTGTTCGCCTCGTACTACAATCGCGAACAACGCTGCCGCGTCTTGGATTCGATCACGCGACTTCGCGAGGGGCCTTTCTGGACCGGTCCCGCGATCAAGTTTTCGAACGAATGCGAGTTCTACACCGGCTTCTCCGGGTCCTTCACGCTCAACGCCGCAAACGAACTCGTCGGACTCGCCAACACGCACTACAGCGGAGACAACGTCCCCTGCTCGGTCCACAACCCTTGCGAAGTTGAAGGCGCGGACACGACCCGCGTCGCGGACCCCGGTCAATCCTACGGAGTTCCGCTTGCGGGACTCGCGGCCTGTTACCGTCGGCAGACGGAAAGCTTCGATTACGAGTGCTATCTCCGCTCTCTTTACTAA
- a CDS encoding alpha/beta hydrolase encodes MVVVSKDGTQIAYDVFGNGPALIYISGAICHRKFSPIVKDAKIFAQSFRTIVYDRRGRGDSSDAPLYRIEREIEDIEALIDACGGKAFLYGHSSGAVLALETALKTPEKVPKAVLYDIPYSASEREQAEYRLLRREVETSLANGHHTAAIRQFLVGIGMPRIFTYLLPLMPGWRRMKALAPTLLYDMTLTEPLAPIARMQKIKVPFQLLYGAKSPDSILRVAEQVKPVVPPGNFIEVPGQDHMVDPKILLPYLNRFLS; translated from the coding sequence ATGGTCGTAGTTTCCAAAGACGGCACCCAGATCGCCTATGATGTGTTCGGCAACGGTCCCGCACTGATCTATATTTCCGGAGCCATTTGCCATCGAAAATTTTCGCCGATCGTGAAGGACGCAAAAATTTTCGCGCAGTCTTTCCGCACGATCGTCTACGACCGTCGCGGTCGTGGCGACAGTAGCGATGCGCCCCTTTACCGCATTGAACGCGAGATCGAAGACATCGAAGCTCTGATCGACGCCTGCGGTGGGAAGGCTTTTTTGTACGGACACTCCTCCGGCGCCGTCCTCGCGCTGGAAACCGCGCTCAAAACTCCGGAAAAGGTCCCCAAAGCCGTCCTCTACGACATCCCCTATTCGGCCTCGGAGCGCGAACAGGCCGAGTACCGCTTACTTCGCCGCGAAGTCGAAACCTCACTCGCGAACGGCCACCACACGGCGGCCATCCGGCAGTTTCTGGTCGGCATCGGTATGCCTCGCATCTTCACTTATCTTCTTCCTTTGATGCCGGGATGGCGGCGCATGAAGGCGCTCGCGCCGACCCTGCTGTACGATATGACCTTGACGGAACCCCTCGCCCCGATCGCGCGCATGCAGAAAATCAAGGTGCCTTTCCAGCTTCTTTACGGCGCCAAGAGCCCGGACTCCATCCTGCGCGTCGCCGAGCAAGTCAAACCCGTGGTCCCACCCGGAAACTTCATCGAAGTCCCCGGCCAAGATCACATGGTCGATCCGAAAATCTTGCTTCCCTATCTAAATCGATTTCTGTCGTAA